One Triplophysa dalaica isolate WHDGS20190420 chromosome 1, ASM1584641v1, whole genome shotgun sequence DNA segment encodes these proteins:
- the tssc4 gene encoding protein TSSC4: MRKMSDPKSTVEGASDTLSNRDTIELPDDLSLSDSDPDEPNEHFVRKVEDLSSSSEEEGDAHFGQPVSQENPTFKLTGGSSGFCDRSKDIFAQLDSASKLTSKQLGEDNILDGTFARPAPPSPPQEAQRKCSASPEATTKKPSKTLPDYLAHPERWTHYSLEDVSETSDRKNSQAAHQYLQALQDRKRSQDAVPETLSPALNQGHGSSYEKKIVFNKPKSKDQSENKPVHVRKGEVGLQHLDDGEEKDGEENEDAAPLPHLSSRKNEEKKRKWVTEEDKEEDKKVTSVVFNSKKLNRKHFRKALGDEEGK, translated from the coding sequence ATGAGAAAAATGAGTGACCCAAAAAGCACAGTAGAAGGTGCTTCTGACACTCTGTCTAACAGAGACACGATTGAACTTCCTGATGATCTCTCTCTGAGCGACTCTGACCCCGATGAGCCCAATGAGCATTTTGTCAGAAAGGTTGAGGACCTGTCATCATCCTCAGAAGAGGAAGGGGATGCTCACTTTGGCCAACCTGTTTCTCAAGAAAATCCCACCTTCAAACTGACAGGTGGGAGCTCTGGGTTCTGTGATCGTAGCAAGGACATCTTTGCACAGTTGGACAGTGCTTCGAAGCTCACGTCTAAACAGTTAGGCGAAGACAACATTCTTGATGGCACATTTGCTCGTCCTGCTCCACCTTCACCTCCACAGGAAGCTCAAAGGAAGTGTTCCGCTAGCCCTGAAGCAACCACAAAAAAACCAAGTAAAACTCTCCCAGATTACCTCGCACACCCCGAGCGCTGGACCCACTACAGTCTTGAGGATGTTTCTGAAACCAGTGATCGAAAGAATAGCCAGGCTGCTCATCAGTACCTTCAAGCCCTTCAAGATAGGAAAAGGTCTCAGGATGCTGTGCCGGAGACTTTGAGTCCAGCTTTAAACCAGGGTCACGGCAGCAGCTATGAGAAAAAAATCGTGTTCAATAAACCCAAGAGCAAAGATCAAAGTGAGAACAAACCAGTCCATGTTAGGAAGGGAGAAGTTGGACTTCAGCACCTGGATGATGGAGAAGAGAAAGATGGAGAAGAGAATGAAGACGCTgctcctcttcctcatctcaGCTCACGGAAGAATGAGGAGAAAAAAAGGAAGTGGGTGACTGAGGAAGATAAAGAGGAAGACAAAAAGGTTACAAGTGTTGTTTTCAACAGCAAGAAATTGAACCGCAAACACTTCCGTAAAGCACTTGGAGATGAAGAAGGCAAATAG
- the ano9b gene encoding anoctamin-9 isoform X2 — MCSIGQEDPIALLDLENGNDPLLPSQYDSQSSQSYDYVLVADIVRETDDQTFKKQDAYIRNLKLKNIKVTIIEHMGKVFYGICAPEEIFAKYKYLLKVSDACNWSGEQTCFSYSTRIRVVHFVIHNTFIETGENLEDLLAQGVFKSIFCLHEENNQKELKKNWASWSAIFSLFKQPMDHVKDYFGEKVALYYLWLGWYTRMLIPAAFIGIVVFLYGIAFFNTSPLIKEVCDSNIIMCPRCDHRCHVWNLSDTCTYAKVSQLFDNEGTVAFAMFMAIWATLFLELWKRHRALYVSKWNVYDWCEEEEELILEIVNDPRCRTKVFRHSYLRTTMVLLLVTLVLVVIIGLTQALVICRILTGIVLSESDWHFLREHASTIAMLTGAVLHYITIQVMTRVNRLVALKLCSLEKTRSMAATEKNFTVKMFTFQFFTLFSSLFYVAFFLGRINGYPGNYIRIAGKWRLEECHPSGCLTDLFIQMSVILLLKQTINNIFEFAVPWLKLCCKRLKPDKIEECQYNGGNIDSCDPSNLRNWLDNYHLTDVNCFSLFNEFLEMVIQFSFTTIFVAAFPLAPLLALINNIFEIRLDAIKMVSLERRLVPKKTNDIGVWTRILEVIGVMAVIANGLVIGITSDFIPRLVYRYYYGPCANGTSANLDCMTGYINGTLATAYMSDVNVQKDFFIKQMTTENGINVSHCSYRDYRNDVDQNLTPQFWLILAFRFAFVILFEHVVVLCKFVAAWFIPDSPIKVKNSRLKDKFKRLKEELQEMNEKYDSRSTEV; from the exons ATGTGCTCCATTGGTCAAGAG GATCCTATTGCTTTGCTTGACCTGGAAAATGGAAATGATCCCTTACTTCCATCACAG TATGACTCCCAATCTTCTCAATCGTATGACTATGTCCTGGTGGCCGACATAGTTAGAGAGACAGATGATCAAACATTCAAGAAGCAGGATGCGTATATTAGGAATCTGAAACTGAAGAATATTAAAGTGACT ATAATTGAACATATGGGAAAGGTATTTTATGGCATTTGTGCCCCTGAAGAAATTTTCGCAAAGTACAAATACTTGCTAAAGGTCTCTGATGCCTGCAACTGGAGCGGAGAGCAAACATGTTTCTCGTACTCCACCAG AATCAGGGTTGTCCACTTTGttatacataatacatttatagaaaCGGGTG AGAATCTTGAAGATCTTCTGGCTCAAGGTGTTTTCAAGTCCATTTTCTGTCTGCATGAG gaaaataatcAGAAAGAACTAAAAAAGAACTGGGCAAGCTGGTCTGCAATATTCTCACTTTTCAAACAGCCTATGGATCATGTTAA AGACTATTTTGGGGAGAAAGTGGCACTGTACTACCTGTGGCTGGGCTGGTACACACGGATGCTCATCCCTGCAGCTTTCATTggcattgttgtgtttttgtatggCATTGCCTTCTTCAATACAAGTCCGCTTAT TAAAGAAGTCTGTGACTCCAACATCATCATGTGTCCAAGATGTGACCACAGATGCCATGTGTGGAACCTGTCCGACACCTGTACATATGCCAAG GTCAGCCAGCTTTTTGACAATGAAGGGACAGTGGCATTTGCCATGTTTATGGCGATTTGGG CCACACTGTTCCTGGAGCTGTGGAAGAGACATCGAGCTCTGTATGTTTCTAAGTGGAATGTGTATGACTGGTGTGAGGAGGAG GAAGAGTTGATTTTGGAGATTGTGAATGATCCCCGGTGTAGAACAAAAGTATTCAGACACTCCTATCTGCGCACAACAATGGTGCTGCTTTTGGTAACGCTGGTG TTGGTGGTGATCATCGGTCTTACCCAAGCACTGGTGATCTGCCGCATATTAACTGGAATAGTGTTGTCCGAGAGCGATTGGCATTTCTTGCGTGAACATGCCAGCACAATAGCCATGTTGACTGGTGCAGTGCTGCACTACATCACTATTCAGGTTATGACTAGG GTCAACAGATTGGTGGCCCTCAAGCTGTGTTCATTAG AGAAGACTCGCTCAATGGCCGCCACAGAGAAGAACTTCACTGTGAAGATGTTTACGTTTCAATTCTTCACACTGTTCTCATCACTATTTTATGTGGCCTTCTTTCTCGGAAG AATTAATGGCTACCCAGGAAACTATATTCGAATTGCAGGCAAGTGGAGATTAGAAGAG TGCCATCCGAGCGGCTGCCTCACAGATCTCTTCATCCAAATGTCTGTTATTCTGTtgcttaaacaaacaattaacaACATCTTTGAGTTTGCAGTGCC CTGGTTAAAGCTCTGTTGTAAGCGACTGAAACCAGATAAAATAGAGGAATGTCAATATAATGGGGGTAACATCGACTCCTGTGACCCCAGCAACCTGCGTAACTGGCTGGACAATTACCACCTGACTGATGTGAATTGTTTCAGCTTGTTTAATGAGTTTTTGGAAATGG TCATTCAGTTTAGTTTCACCACCATCTTTGTGGCTGCCTTCCCTCTGGCTCCTCTTTTGGCTCTGATCAATAACATTTTTGAGATCAGACTTGATGCCATTAAGATGGTGAGCCTTGAGCGCCGCCTGGTGCCCAAAAAGACCAATGACATTG GTGTGTGGACAAGAATATTAGAAGTCATTGGTGTGATGGCTGTCATTGCTAATGGGCTGGTTATTGGCATTACCTCTGACTTCATCCCACGTCTGGTTTATCGGTACTATTATGGACCATGTGCAAATGGCACCAGTGCCAACCTGGA CTGCATGACAGGGTATATCAACGGCACTCTGGCAACAGCCTACATGTCAGATGTAAATGTGCAAAAAGActtctttataaaacaaatgacCACAGAAAATGGAATCAATGTTTCTCACTGCAG TTACAGAGACTACCGCAATGATGTGGACCAGAATCTCACTCCACAGTTTTGGCTTATTTTGGCATTCCGCTTTGCCTTTGTTATTCTGTTTGAG CATGTGGTGGTGCTGTGCAAGTTTGTTGCTGCCTGGTTTATACCTGACAGTCCAATCAAAGTGAAAAACAGTAGGCTGAAGGACAAATTTAAGAGACTGAAAGAGGAACTTCA ggaaatgaatgaaaaatacgACAGCAGATCCACTGAAGTGTGA
- the ano9b gene encoding anoctamin-9 isoform X1, with the protein MCSIGQEDPIALLDLENGNDPLLPSQYDSQSSQSYDYVLVADIVRETDDQTFKKQDAYIRNLKLKNIKVTIIEHMGKVFYGICAPEEIFAKYKYLLKVSDACNWSGEQTCFSYSTRYCRASKLLFKGISNRIKNVYPPKAFVIRFSSVALFYRIRVVHFVIHNTFIETGENLEDLLAQGVFKSIFCLHEENNQKELKKNWASWSAIFSLFKQPMDHVKDYFGEKVALYYLWLGWYTRMLIPAAFIGIVVFLYGIAFFNTSPLIKEVCDSNIIMCPRCDHRCHVWNLSDTCTYAKVSQLFDNEGTVAFAMFMAIWATLFLELWKRHRALYVSKWNVYDWCEEEEELILEIVNDPRCRTKVFRHSYLRTTMVLLLVTLVLVVIIGLTQALVICRILTGIVLSESDWHFLREHASTIAMLTGAVLHYITIQVMTRVNRLVALKLCSLEKTRSMAATEKNFTVKMFTFQFFTLFSSLFYVAFFLGRINGYPGNYIRIAGKWRLEECHPSGCLTDLFIQMSVILLLKQTINNIFEFAVPWLKLCCKRLKPDKIEECQYNGGNIDSCDPSNLRNWLDNYHLTDVNCFSLFNEFLEMVIQFSFTTIFVAAFPLAPLLALINNIFEIRLDAIKMVSLERRLVPKKTNDIGVWTRILEVIGVMAVIANGLVIGITSDFIPRLVYRYYYGPCANGTSANLDCMTGYINGTLATAYMSDVNVQKDFFIKQMTTENGINVSHCSYRDYRNDVDQNLTPQFWLILAFRFAFVILFEHVVVLCKFVAAWFIPDSPIKVKNSRLKDKFKRLKEELQEMNEKYDSRSTEV; encoded by the exons ATGTGCTCCATTGGTCAAGAG GATCCTATTGCTTTGCTTGACCTGGAAAATGGAAATGATCCCTTACTTCCATCACAG TATGACTCCCAATCTTCTCAATCGTATGACTATGTCCTGGTGGCCGACATAGTTAGAGAGACAGATGATCAAACATTCAAGAAGCAGGATGCGTATATTAGGAATCTGAAACTGAAGAATATTAAAGTGACT ATAATTGAACATATGGGAAAGGTATTTTATGGCATTTGTGCCCCTGAAGAAATTTTCGCAAAGTACAAATACTTGCTAAAGGTCTCTGATGCCTGCAACTGGAGCGGAGAGCAAACATGTTTCTCGTACTCCACCAGGTACTGTAGGGCTTCTAAACTCTTATTCAAAGGCATTTCAAACAGGATTAAAAACGTTTATCCACCCAAAGCCTTTGTAATACGTTTTTCCTCTGTTGCTTTGTTTTACAGAATCAGGGTTGTCCACTTTGttatacataatacatttatagaaaCGGGTG AGAATCTTGAAGATCTTCTGGCTCAAGGTGTTTTCAAGTCCATTTTCTGTCTGCATGAG gaaaataatcAGAAAGAACTAAAAAAGAACTGGGCAAGCTGGTCTGCAATATTCTCACTTTTCAAACAGCCTATGGATCATGTTAA AGACTATTTTGGGGAGAAAGTGGCACTGTACTACCTGTGGCTGGGCTGGTACACACGGATGCTCATCCCTGCAGCTTTCATTggcattgttgtgtttttgtatggCATTGCCTTCTTCAATACAAGTCCGCTTAT TAAAGAAGTCTGTGACTCCAACATCATCATGTGTCCAAGATGTGACCACAGATGCCATGTGTGGAACCTGTCCGACACCTGTACATATGCCAAG GTCAGCCAGCTTTTTGACAATGAAGGGACAGTGGCATTTGCCATGTTTATGGCGATTTGGG CCACACTGTTCCTGGAGCTGTGGAAGAGACATCGAGCTCTGTATGTTTCTAAGTGGAATGTGTATGACTGGTGTGAGGAGGAG GAAGAGTTGATTTTGGAGATTGTGAATGATCCCCGGTGTAGAACAAAAGTATTCAGACACTCCTATCTGCGCACAACAATGGTGCTGCTTTTGGTAACGCTGGTG TTGGTGGTGATCATCGGTCTTACCCAAGCACTGGTGATCTGCCGCATATTAACTGGAATAGTGTTGTCCGAGAGCGATTGGCATTTCTTGCGTGAACATGCCAGCACAATAGCCATGTTGACTGGTGCAGTGCTGCACTACATCACTATTCAGGTTATGACTAGG GTCAACAGATTGGTGGCCCTCAAGCTGTGTTCATTAG AGAAGACTCGCTCAATGGCCGCCACAGAGAAGAACTTCACTGTGAAGATGTTTACGTTTCAATTCTTCACACTGTTCTCATCACTATTTTATGTGGCCTTCTTTCTCGGAAG AATTAATGGCTACCCAGGAAACTATATTCGAATTGCAGGCAAGTGGAGATTAGAAGAG TGCCATCCGAGCGGCTGCCTCACAGATCTCTTCATCCAAATGTCTGTTATTCTGTtgcttaaacaaacaattaacaACATCTTTGAGTTTGCAGTGCC CTGGTTAAAGCTCTGTTGTAAGCGACTGAAACCAGATAAAATAGAGGAATGTCAATATAATGGGGGTAACATCGACTCCTGTGACCCCAGCAACCTGCGTAACTGGCTGGACAATTACCACCTGACTGATGTGAATTGTTTCAGCTTGTTTAATGAGTTTTTGGAAATGG TCATTCAGTTTAGTTTCACCACCATCTTTGTGGCTGCCTTCCCTCTGGCTCCTCTTTTGGCTCTGATCAATAACATTTTTGAGATCAGACTTGATGCCATTAAGATGGTGAGCCTTGAGCGCCGCCTGGTGCCCAAAAAGACCAATGACATTG GTGTGTGGACAAGAATATTAGAAGTCATTGGTGTGATGGCTGTCATTGCTAATGGGCTGGTTATTGGCATTACCTCTGACTTCATCCCACGTCTGGTTTATCGGTACTATTATGGACCATGTGCAAATGGCACCAGTGCCAACCTGGA CTGCATGACAGGGTATATCAACGGCACTCTGGCAACAGCCTACATGTCAGATGTAAATGTGCAAAAAGActtctttataaaacaaatgacCACAGAAAATGGAATCAATGTTTCTCACTGCAG TTACAGAGACTACCGCAATGATGTGGACCAGAATCTCACTCCACAGTTTTGGCTTATTTTGGCATTCCGCTTTGCCTTTGTTATTCTGTTTGAG CATGTGGTGGTGCTGTGCAAGTTTGTTGCTGCCTGGTTTATACCTGACAGTCCAATCAAAGTGAAAAACAGTAGGCTGAAGGACAAATTTAAGAGACTGAAAGAGGAACTTCA ggaaatgaatgaaaaatacgACAGCAGATCCACTGAAGTGTGA